Proteins found in one Borreliella valaisiana VS116 genomic segment:
- a CDS encoding PTS transporter subunit EIIB produces the protein MVDLEKTNKIKVAEHIVECFGGIKNIKNINKDITRIKILVDSNSLVKRDDLTKNDNIIGTIKSNELTEVVMNFEIIEDVYNKILYMMNDQKQ, from the coding sequence ATGGTAGATTTAGAAAAAACAAATAAAATCAAAGTAGCAGAGCATATTGTAGAATGCTTTGGGGGAATCAAAAATATTAAAAACATAAACAAAGACATAACAAGAATAAAAATTTTAGTAGACAGCAATTCTTTGGTTAAAAGAGACGATTTAACAAAAAATGACAACATAATAGGAACTATTAAATCTAATGAACTTACAGAAGTTGTAATGAATTTTGAAATAATCGAAGATGTTTATAATAAAATTTTATATATGATGAATGATCAAAAACAATAA